Below is a window of Electrophorus electricus isolate fEleEle1 chromosome 12, fEleEle1.pri, whole genome shotgun sequence DNA.
ACACTGTATAGTTAAACATATATGGACACTCTTCCTAATgattgagttcaggtgtttcacCCACACCCACTGAGAACAGGTGTACACAGTTAAGGACAGTCATGTCAtctccacagacagacactggcAGTAGAATGGGTCATGTTGGAAAGGTCGGTGACTTTAAACACCCCTGCCACAGGTTTGCCCTGTTCTGGGCACCCCGGTTAACTGTAAGGGTTATTATACTGCAGTGGAATTGTCCAGGCACGACAGCTGCTCAACCCAGGAGTGGGAGAGCATGCAGACTCCCAGAGCAGGGCCACTGTGTCCTGAAGCATCCTCCATACTCATGCACATGGCTTTGGAATGAAATGTCTACCAAGCTCCCACAGGACTGAGGGTCTGGTGTTCACATACCTTTGACTGTATTGTTTATTTGGAATTCCCTGTTGTTATTTGAAATATCATAACTGGACTAAATTGTTTAAACAACACATGCCTTACTGAGAATTATTTCTTGTAGCTCTTGgatcataaatgtaataaaatttaGCAGCTGTTTAACTGGGTAATCGGGTAATCATATGATGTAtatctgcaaacacacaaacacacacacacacagagaattcCTATAGTAATaagggctgtgacccccaaactggaagaacagctccagcagatcccaggaacaacatccaagatctccctccatccagaagagtacTGTCATGAACTTTTTGaaaactgcatatatatatatatatatatatatatatatatatatatatatatatatatattattttatttttttctctctatattcttaaatcagcatctctaCATGTATGGCTGTCATTCCATTCCAGTGTTTCCTGAATCCAAACACATTGGCTATAttcgaaatagcctactacatactgtatactacatactgcatactgtactcagtatatactgtatactacatactggtCCCATTCTACTTATTTACATGTGTTAGCATTtggcactcttatccagagcgacgtaCAGAAGtgcttgtcatttactcataatacacatcctagccagtacagtaggttagataccaagataccaatgaacaaGATTTTAATgaactgttgaaatacagggatcactgctgatgcctaaaagtgcaacacacatataaactccataacagacaacaatcagtgcaataaacaataaacaataccctacaataagtactggAGTTTcggttagtcaacataggagtaggatcagtggtcatttaaatatttcacaaatagatgggtcttcagtttgtgtttgaagactgcaagggaccctgctgtctggacagcaaaaTTCGTTCCACtgtctgggagccaggacagagaattgTTTCGTCTTTCATGAAGCATTACAatagttgcagtagtctagctttgccTATTACAAGACACTGCACAAGCACTGGGCAGCTCCCTGTGAGAGAAAGGcccaaatcctttgtatgttacaaaggagaaatctgcaagaccgggtacTTCTTGAAGAACTGACTGAGTGATCACCTcaaacaaatcttatttaacaAGAAGTGTGAAAGATTGGTGGAGAACATGCCCAGAAGTGTGAAAGCTGTTCTtgaaaatcagggttattccatcaaatattgatttctgagCTTTTCCTAAGTTAAAACATTAGTATTGATTCAATATTGACctgttttctttacattatttatttagttagttagttacttagtttgttatttttacCAGTTGCCATTTTCTACAAATACTTGCtctaaatgagaaaatgtattttgttttaatttgtaagTCTATagttgacagaaaaaaaaaagaaaaatcttaattttcctcatacctataaatagtaaaaagagagaaactcattttttccagagctgtatatgcataaacactgtgtggtgcctgtggggttttttttttttgtgtgtgtgtgtgtgtgtgtgtgtgtgtgtgtgtgtgtgtgtgtctatctatctatctatctatctatctatctatctctctctctctctctctctctctctctctatatatatatatatatatatatatatatatatatatatatatgtggtgtgtgtgtgtgtttgtgtgcgagtgcatgtgtttaatatattgttaatttgtttatttataaataaactaaatcTATCAAGTAATTCTTTCATATGTATACAACATTAGAAACAATTTATCCTGTGTATTAACATTTGATGTCTACTACACTATAGTCTATTAATTGTAcactacaaataaataacaataagttcgataataaataataataataaacactaaTAAGTTCAAATTAATGTTAGTTGTATATTGGGATTTTGTAAACTGCATGCTTCAAATATTTTTACCTTCCCATGAAGTGAAAATCCTTAAAATAACAATGTAATGGCAATGACATTACTACTTTTACAGTAATGGCCCATTAAACTAGAAAGAACGTCTCAGAAATATACTGATATATACAAAGTCTTCATGATGCCAGTCACTCTTTGTCTTTATGCTGTAAGTACATCCTCCTGTTCCACTCACAAGTCTTTACTTTGTATGTTATCATGAATCTTGGTGAACCGTCCAGTTAGCAAgtcttaaaattattaatattatttgcatatttatatacCAAATTACTCTCTTTGTTTTTGCTAAATTTAAGTTATATCTGACTATATCTCTTAAAATATTCATGTTGTCATTACAAGAGAGCTGGAGATTTCTTGGAAAGTACTGATTAAAATCACGTAAAGTAAACGTCTCCACCGAGGCCGTTACACATTCTTCACCATGGCTTGTGTTCTgttaatgtgcgtgtgtgtgtgtgtgcgtgtcagaaACTGTCACTCAGGAAGGTAAACCTGTGTTTTGGCTGCTATGCCTATGGGCTGACTCTTTGGTCTGCTGGTCAGAACACACGTTTGAGGCCAAAATGTAGTTGCCTCCCAAAGTCTTCGTcagtttgtatgtgcgtgtgtgtgtgtgtgtgtgtgtgtgtgtgtgtttacacatgcCACACGACAGGCAGCAGGTCTAGTTGTACATTTATAGATTTAATCATACCATTCTGTTGATCAATATTTCTCCACCCCTGTGGCATTAGAAAGCATTTCTTATGCTCAAGGAATAACTACTGTGCCTGGatgaaatgtaaacatgtattaAAATAGGGACCTTCCCCATTTAGTGGGTGAAACTGtctcacttatttattttttggatcacacaacaaaaaaaaaaagaatgacagaTATATGAGTAACAGTTGGAAATTTGCATTATTTCAAAACAGTTTTGATAGGTTACAGCTTGCAGTCTAAGCTCATTCTTTTCTTTGAAAATTGTATCTGTACCAGTGTGTTTGAGTCATTATTTCTTTTGGCACATTTAGTGTCGGGAACGGAACGCCACATGTTATGTCTCATCCTTTCAGCTGCGTCTCATTAAGACTGACAGGGCAAGACGGGCATACGTGTAAGGGGAATCTCTGATGTTGGCACTTTGTGTGCAGacaaaagacaagaaagaaaaagacagggaAAGAACAACTATGATGCCAAGCGCATTTGACTAGACCCATATTATTCTTCTCTTTCCATGTCCCCAAAACGCTTGTTTTTCCCTCAGAACAGTGCCACGAGATAATCATCTCCATTTGTAGCTTGGAGTTAAACAGGAGCCACAGTAATCAACTCCCACATCAGTCTCCTGCTTTTCTGCCTGTAAGTATCAGGTTTGTTAGGAACTGTTATGCAAAACAGTTGCTATATGATCCGATGTGAAGTCTTAGTGCAGATCAGTTTCTTGAAGAAAACTTTGCGCACTGCCAGCTAATAACCATCGAGAAGATCCACATGATTACTGTTGCGTCAAAAAGACTTAGAaggctttttttccctcccaacAACTCAGTGAAAGTTCACGATTAGTCCGCTTCATCGTGCGCACAACTCAGAAGAGTCCATGACTGGTGTAAAAGCACACACCCATAAatgcccacacccacccacacacccaccgcCCACACCCACCGCCTTACAATTAGAGCAGTGCTCGTACAACTGCCCCAGGGTTTTGACTACAAAAACAAGTCAGGGGTCTCCGAGCCAAAACTTCACTATGATctagatagtttttttttcccccttcagttAGAATTAGAAGTGCTGCCTGTGTTTAGGGATAAATAATATCCTTAAGGTATTATACAGAAGGGGcacaaggtaaaaaaaaaggtttgtaaTCTTCCACGCATTGTGTTCTCTGCACAGCAGGTAGGTGTTGATTCTGTACGCAGAAGAAAGGCTGAACGTTTCTTCTAGTGTAGATCGGAGCAGCGTGTCAAAGGGAACCAGTACCTCTGACATATTCGAGAACATCACGGGAgtaacaaaactgaaaaaaaaaaacatttcccttAAACTCCATATGCAAAATGAAAGACTTTCAGTGAAGGGATCAGTAGGTCAGTAAACTGACCTCAGAAAaagcagcaaacacaaacatcatttGTCACTGTGTACACCTCCGCTAGCAGAAAACCTGCACACTGCATCATTTGGGACGTTTCTGGCAAGCACACAGTCGAGTGTCCCTTCTACCCTGTTTGTAAGTTATCAGAGCTGCTGCCTGCTTTGTGCAGCCAGCACTAGGCCAGTCTCAGCTTCTCTGATgcctgcttgttttttttcctctgaacTCCTTCCTGGATTGGACAGGGTTTTTGTCAGCTAGCCTACATGTAATGTGCGGCCTGTTACTATGTTGAAATATCAAACAGGCTACAGCTAAACCCTGTTGTAGTCTCTTGGTCCTGTAGGAAGCAAGGTCAGTTTCAGCGACGGTTTCTGGCAAACCCTGGCTCTGaatttaacagttttttttccagGTCTGTGGGCATGTCAACGTCATCTTCATGTAAGTGATCTGTATTCATGTAAGTGATCTGTTGTGCCTATATTTTTGGGCACCTTGAACAATTAAATCTTCAAATTTCAGTGGAACATTGACATGGTGAAGTTTAtcaaataatcataataatcatcTTGGTTTCTTTCTGTCACTTGAATAACCCATTTTACAAACGCTTTAAATGCTGCAATGTCTAATGCTCCAGTTATATGCAAACCAGGGTAACAGAGTTCAAATAAAGAAGCACAATACATTTATCACACTAATGATTAAGCATGTTCAGTTAACTGTCCCCCATTCCCTGGAGGGCTTTAAAAAGGAGGGCGTGGACAATTTCTGTTTAAGGTGattgaagttttttttctttctgtatttaataatttatgagCTTTTTTCCTTTGCTCACCTCATGGTGATTGACTTTAACACATGGCCTTGTCTGaatcaaccacacacacacacacacacacacacaaccacacaaggTTTAACTCTGTTCAAAATTCAAGCTTAATTGTCATACTTAATCATTACTTTGCGCATTCTTGTATAGGTAAAATAgttattcatattcattcagGTTAAAACCAATACTGTACCTAAGAGTGCAGTGTCACCTTTTCGAGCTGTGATTCAGTTTTAAGATGGCATAATGCTTTAAAAGGTGTGGGAAAAACAGACGTAGCGTATCCTGTCTGTGCAGGATCTGAATTCGCGCAATGGCAGCGTCTCTCGTAACAGCACACGGTCACGCTTTATTAATCATTCCTGACTGCCAAATACCCAGGGTCAGCAGCACCCTTTCTGATCTGGAGACACTTGGAAGATAATGCTGACTGAAAACTGTCATAGGACTGGAGAAGCAGGTTTTTCCCTGCCTCCTTAAAGATCGTCATTCTAATGTCATGTTACTGTGATATTTTTCTAATGTGATGTTATTGTGATATGGGCGATGCTTTTCTAATGTGCTGTCATTCTGTATAAGACTGCTGTCtcactttaaataaattatCTTCTCCCGCAAAGATGCACTTTAGTAAATCATTATCATGGTCACCATTTAATGAAACAGGACATTAATtcctttattttacaaaatcatAAGGTGTTACATAAAATTCTGTTCAACGTTCACTTTTACCCTGACAAGAGACATCATCACtttcaattaaacaaacaaacaacacataagctaaaaaaaaaaaaaaaacggccaGTATCAAATTAGTTGTAGAATGAgtcctacaccacacacagtttCTCTAAAACGACTCTGCCAATTACAGAGCTTGTTTTTAAAGCCACATTCAGTTTTATTGCAGGTGCTTGCAGTCGTGGTGATAGGATCAGTGAAGAGACATGGGTGGAATGGCATGATGTCAgcagcagacctgctggtgGAAAGGGCCTCTAGGAGTGTCACGCATATCATGTGCTGACTTATCAGTTCCTGTGGGAATCTGCTCTAATCTCGCACTCACGGGACCGTCTCACAGTTCATCCACACCAGTCCACTGATAgtaagcatgtgtatgtgcgaaactgtgttttgttttgttttttggccttttttttcggttggatgttttgttttggttttttttcccctcaccaGTTTCTCGCTGGAGTTCACCGTACAACTCGTTGTCTATTCTTTATAGAATGCTGACTCCTGTCCAGTCCTCTTCACACCTCTGTGCCTTCTCGGGGATACAGAACTCCAGCTGAGCTCAGCCCGTTATAGAAGTGCCCGCTGAACTGGTTGAGAGCAGCGCTGCTGTAGCCCAGAGAAGAGTGGGAACCAGAGGGGGAgatgggaggtggggggggaaGAGAAGATGCCCAATCAGAGACGGCCGAACCAGCGGAGTAGGAGCTGAAGCCCGCGCCCTGGGGGGCCCTCTGCGTCCCCTCCACCGGCAGGCTGAGGGAAAGGGGGCGGTTTATGgggtctcctcctcctcctccgatCTCCACCGGCCCAGCCGCCACACCTGACATCTCCGTCAGGAAGTTGCTCAGGCAAGGGGAGGGCCCCGCAGACGGAGAAGAAAGGCCCTTCTCAGGAGAGGCTGAAATGTCAGTCGCTGAGTTTTTAGGGCTCCTCCCGCTCCCATCCCCCGACTCCGAGGCGAGAGGGGCGGCAGAGCCGGCCTCTCCTGTGAGACCGTCtgactttctcttcctcttgcgCCTGAAGTTGCCATTGTCGAACATCTTTTCGCAGTTTGGGTCGAGGGTCCAGTAATTACCCTTGCCTTTGGAATGTGAGAAAAGGAATTTATATGAATTGTTGTTAATGTGATACTAAGCAAAAACAGCCTTCAcacttccaaaaaaaaccaaaaaaacaaaaaaccccaaaaaccatGTACCTCAAcgtttaaaatgattaaaaatggcaaatatatacaaaaactcTTACCAGGGTCGTCTTCATCCCGAGGAACCTTCTTGAAACAGTCATTCAATGACAGGTTGTGACGGATGGAGTTCTGCCAGCCAGCTTTACTCTTGTTGTAGAAAGGGAAGTTATCTGCTACGTACTGGTAGATCTGACTGAGAGTCAGGCGCCGGTCTGGGGCTCCATGGATCGCCATCGCAATAAGAGCCGAGTATGAGTACGGAGGCCTGACTAGCTTCATCAGATCTTCTTGCGAGGGCATGGAGAACCACCCCAGCTCTCCACCAGCTCCACTAGGGCCCCCCGGACCTAGGTAGGGCCTCTGCATGCCATAGTGCTGAGGCACAAAGGGGGCACCTGCAGGGCCTGGTGCTCCACCCAGATATGGGGAACTGCTGATCCCGGTACCGTTAAACCACAGGTAGGGGTTGGGAGACGAAGCGGCGTATTCCCCAAGGTCATACGAGGACGGGTTGGTCCTCTGCGGACTCGGCAGTGACGGAGGAGGGTAGTAGCAGTCACTGTAGAGGCTCAACTCTGGAGGCTCCTGTCCCAAGCTGGGGAACTGAGGGCCGCATCGGGTAGGAGACTGACTTTGTTCGTATGATGTCATGACGAGTGCCTCATACGGTGCTCCTTTCTGGAATAAAACAGGTCAGGCGGCTCTGAATGCGATATGCTGGTTCTTCTGCTATATTACAGTCCAGAAATCTTCCTCGGTTCTTACTCTTAAAGACTTATTCCCACCTAAGAGGTCCTGCTTCTGGCTTGTCCTTATTCTGCCATCGTTTGTCCTTGCACTCTGTCATTGCTATTACCTGTCCCACCTGTTTTATTTACGCATACGTGGTACCGcctttctctcttctcattGGTTGCTTTCCCTTACTagttttttccctttctttttaattcttttgTCTGTTCAAAGACATGAAATTCTTCACTGCTTGAGGCGCTGATatgaaaactttattttaaacttcagGTTTTTGAATTTTGCTTTATGATCATATCATTATATGAATATGTAGTTAAGATTCAGTATGAAAAGCCCCAAAGCACATAAGTAGTTTCCCTTTTTTCTGACATTAAGAAATGTtctgcaaaataataataaaaagatgaaCTTGTAcagtatacaaataaacttaTTCACCCATGTGTTTGATGAAACATATTAGATTATATATAAGGCAGTTTATTTGAGCTCTGAAACATTGGGAATTATTTCAGTGGCAAAGCTAGAAATACACAATCAGTATTCCTATCAAGATGCTTAAAGGAATAACTAAACCCATAGCAACCTAACAGCTACTGACGCTGATCTGTAGTGGATGGTCTAAAGTTAATCTCCCATATGCACTAGATAGAGAATAAGCTGGGGGGGGAAAAtggaatattcctttaaaagaaaattctAATGTTTTTCTAAAAACTCTTCTTTCTATACTTCCTGTACTTTTTTCTCACTTTGGATTAACTCTATTATAATTAATTCTCCAGTATCACTTACGGTATTCTCCAACAGAAGGGCTGTTATTTTCTTCTTATGGCAAGACATGAaaaagaacagcacagcatttAGCTCTAGAATTTGCCTTTGTAATTATATATCATTTGCCTAatttgcgtttttttttttttttactggtctGCATTCTGAAGTGTTGCACAGTGATTGTTTCCACCGCATCTGTGCACGTGAACTTTATTGCGTaatctttttataatttttacttttaaaatatgatcGGTCAGCATATATTACAAGTTTCAACAACTTGGTTATAAAGACCTTTTGCCCAGATCAGACAAAATCcaatacataatacagaatacagaaGTGTATCTGTATTCCTTTCCGCAGAGCTGCTCACCTGGTGTAGACATATCGGGTGCAGCCTTCTTCCCAGCACACATCCCAAACTTTCTCCAGAGAGATGCGGGCTTGGCACAGTATTGACCAGCAGGGGGGACCGCCTCCTTGGACAAGGTTTTCGTACCTGCTTAATACTGCAGAAACGCTGAAAATATCTAGTTGGTGATTGCAGGAGATAGTAAAGTCACAGAAACCTTTTTGCCCTCGGAGTAATTAAGTGATAGCCAGCAGGACTTATAGACGGCTTAGCCGCGGTGTTATTGAAATAGACTAAAGGAGGAACTTGGCCCtttttttagtttcttgttTATGCAGTAATGATTAATCTTAGTCAACAGTTGAATATAAAGCGTCATAGTCCCTACAGCAAGTCAGTAAATTGTGTCAAGCTACCCGACCCTTTTACATTTGGAGGGCAGGGTTCTCAGTCTGGATAAACATCTGACCTCCAAATAATGTCTTACATTTCTTAATTTGCATGTTATTGAATGACACAACAGCATGTTGCATAATGAcatgaacattttttaatttttcataataTACTATAAACCCTTACAAATTGATAGCCAGCCTCGGCTCCGTGTCGCGAGAAGAAGGCGCGTGCTCCTCGGAACGCCTCTCGTGCGCCGCCGCGAACAGTTAGCTTAGCTATTAGCTTAATTCACCTTGGAAAAACTTACATGCACAAACGCTTTTAATTACTGAGACATTAGCGGCAGTACACAAAGGTTCGGCAAAGGTAATGTGGTTTCATATTTAATGGTTCATGTGTGGCTCGAAGTTACCATAAATCGTTTGAAACAATGCGGAgctaaattaaaatttaaattaaagcGGCCAGTTAGTTTGGTAGGTAGCTAGCGAACTAAAATGTGTGGTGGTCGTGTTTTATACTTCTTATTGACTGGACTGTGGAAATATACATtacttaataataaataaggaTTAGCTGGCTCATTTGGTTGTATTTGAAAAGCCAGCATATTAGCAAGCTAGGTCAAATAGCTACTGAGGCGGCTAACTAACGGTCAGACAACCGCCAAACCGCCTCAGAAGAGGAGCTTCGCCTCCCTGGTCAGCCACAGCGTCTGTTGGTTTGTAGATGGTTGACAGCGCTTCGTCGGGCGAGCTGCGTGAGGATTTTGATCGGGAAAATTTACAGCTCAGCAAAGACTTGGATAGAATGACTGAACGAGTGGAGAGTATTGCAGGTAATGTTAGACAAGCTGGTTCAACTTTAGCATTAGCCATGTAGCTGGTCTCAGTTGGTCTTTAACAGCCGGTTTCTTATCTGCTCATAGTGGATTTGACGTGGATGGCATACGATATGGTCGTACTGCGTACCGTTCCACAGCTTACGAAATCCCTCAAGAGACTGGAAGATGAGTACCTTCTGTGTAAATCTGTAATCAGCGGCTCCGCAGAAAAGGACAATTTAGACGCC
It encodes the following:
- the syce3 gene encoding synaptonemal complex central element protein 3 encodes the protein MVDSASSGELREDFDRENLQLSKDLDRMTERVESIAVDLTWMAYDMVVLRTVPQLTKSLKRLEDEYLLCKSVISGSAEKDNLDALSKIVDQKSTQD
- the foxi3b gene encoding forkhead box protein I3b, which codes for MTSYEQSQSPTRCGPQFPSLGQEPPELSLYSDCYYPPPSLPSPQRTNPSSYDLGEYAASSPNPYLWFNGTGISSSPYLGGAPGPAGAPFVPQHYGMQRPYLGPGGPSGAGGELGWFSMPSQEDLMKLVRPPYSYSALIAMAIHGAPDRRLTLSQIYQYVADNFPFYNKSKAGWQNSIRHNLSLNDCFKKVPRDEDDPGKGNYWTLDPNCEKMFDNGNFRRKRKRKSDGLTGEAGSAAPLASESGDGSGRSPKNSATDISASPEKGLSSPSAGPSPCLSNFLTEMSGVAAGPVEIGGGGGDPINRPLSLSLPVEGTQRAPQGAGFSSYSAGSAVSDWASSLPPPPPISPSGSHSSLGYSSAALNQFSGHFYNGLSSAGVLYPREGTEV